The sequence CCTCAAACGGCCGCATGAAGGTGGAATTTGATGCCTTCGTTCAACCGGTAAGTGCCCGTATTGATAAGCCTACCGTGCTGAAGGATGTGGTAGCCACCCTGAAAGGTACCGACCCGAACGATAAGCGCGTGTACATCGTTTCTGGTCACTATGACTCGATAGTAGGTAACGTAATGGACAGCAAGGCCGATGCGCCGGGCGCGGTAGATGACGCGTCGGGCACGGCAGTATCAATGGAATTATGCCGCGTAATGGCTAAAAGCAGTTTCCCGGCCACTATTATATTTGTTTGTGTGCCCGGCGAAGAACAAGGCTTGGATGGCTCGGCCCACCTGGCCAAGCGCGCCCGCGCCGAGAACTGGAGCGTAGACGCTATGCTGAACAACGATATTGTTGGCAATACCCACGGCCTGGATAACGACCTGAAAGATAATATGCACGTGCGCGTTTTCAGTGAAGGCGTACCATCAACCGACCTGATCTCCCGAACTGATTCGGTAGCTGCCCGCCGTGCCGCCGCGGCCATCAGCAGCCTGGTTGGCAATGGCGGCGAGAACGACAGCCCGTCGCGCCAGTTGGCCCGCTATATTAAAGAGATCGGTGAGCGCTATGTAGACCAGCTTGATGTAAAACTCATCTACCGCCGCGACCGCTTCCTGCGCGGAGGCGACCATACCTCGTTCCAGTTGCAGGGTTTTACCGCCGTACGCTTTACCGAAATGAATGAGAACTTTAACCGCCAGCACCAATACGTGCGCAACGAAAAAGGCGTTGATTACGGCGACGTACCCGAATTTGCCGATTATACCTATATTCAAAAAGTGGCCCGCATGAACCTTTCGGTACTGGCTAACCTGGCATCGGCCCCTGCATCGCCGCAAAATGTAGTGGTATCTACCGCCGGCCTTACCAACAAAACCACCCTGCGCTGGGAAGCCCCGGCCGCCGGGCCGAAACCAATAGGATACTACGTGCTGATGCGCGAAACCATCAGCCCGTACTGGGAAAAGAAGTTTTTTGTAACCGGTAATACTTACACCTCTATTTATTCAAAGGATAATTACTTCTTCGCTATACAATCGGTAGATGCCGAAGGGCATGAAAGCCTGCCGATATTCCCGACGCCGGCGAGGGGGAGGTAGTTGTTTAGAGATTAGAGGTTAGTTAATTAGAGATTAGTTGTTATTTTAGGGCAGTTGTCAATACCTAATCTCTAATTAACTAACCTCTAATCTCTAATCTCTAACCCCATGCATCGCAAACAATTAGAAGACATTACCGGCGGCTTATTCCTTATGACGATATTCACGGCCATTTGGATCATTATTGCCGAGGGTTCGCTGCAGGGCCGCGATCATTGGGCGGGCGGCGTGGTGTTCTCCATCATCATTGTATATCTTATCGTTAATTATAATCGCCTGAACAAAGTATTGCGCAACCTTTCAAAAGGTGAAAAGGAGAACGATGATCCGATTGAAAAGGAAAAGACCAAACGCTTTTATTACATCTTCGCCATAGAAGGTATCGCCATTTTTGTAATGCGGGTGATACTGGAAAATACCGGGCATATCAACCTCTTCTTCCCGTCTTTCGGGTTGATCGTCGGCCTGCATTTCTTCCCGCTGGCCAAATTGTTCGACCGCGAATTTTATTATGCCATTGGCGGCTGGATGTGCCTGGTGGCCATCGCAGGCTTTATCATCGCCTACAAGCACGCGCCTGATTATGTGGCCCCGGCCATTGTTGGTATTGGCTGCGGGTTGGCTACGGCGATGAACGGGATAAGGATGATACGGGAAGGGGATGAATTGGTGAAGGGATAATGTTTTTAATATCAATTTACAGATAGACATCGAGAGAGACACGAAGTATCGTGTCTCTACAGTAAATAATCGCTACAATTTAACATGACCTTTTCAACGTAGAGACACGATACTTCGTGTCTCATGATCCATATAAACAAAAAAAGACACGAAGTATCGTGTCTCTACAGTTAAATCTGTAATCGTTACTTTACACTCTTCTTCTGCACTACATAAAACCCGGTTATAAAAACTATCACCGCTACCACCAGGCCAACGTATAGTTCCTTGGTAAATATCTCTACAATGTATTCGGCTTTTAAGCTGGGGCCTTTACCTTTTACGTGTGGCATCATACTTTTTAATGCCGACATAGGGTGCGAGTATGGCACCAGGTAAGCATATTGCCAATCCAACCCGGCCATAAACATGCCCGATATGGTACATACAAAACCAATACCCATCGGCTTTAAAAAATCTGACCACACTAAGCTTAGCAAAAACTGGATGGACAAAATACCCAACGACGCCAGGAACAACTTGAAGAAAACCTGTGCCAGCGCCCATTCCATATGGAAATCGGCAAAGCGCAGGGTGGGTTTTACCATCCCTAACAAATTACCCGTGCCAATAGTGAATAGCAGGAACAGCAGCAGGCAAATAAATATCAGGAACACCGTATATAGGTATTTGGCCGAGTAGATAGCCCATTTGGATATAGGCAAACTGAAAAGCGTTTTCCAGGTATCCGCTTTATGCTCAACGCTATTGGTAGAATAGGCTACGAAGATGACAAAAAACGGCAGCAATATCCCCATTATGTTAATGATAGCGCCCGAATAGGCCCGCCACAACATCATGCCCGGCAATTTTTCCATTTTGGCGGCATTATCATACATCACCAAAAATATCAGCAGGCTGATAAGCACCGGCAAAACTATAGCCGACCAAAAACCAAGGGTTTTGCGGGTTTTATAAAATTCAGATTGAAACGATAATATAAAACCTTTCATTGGGCGGCGGTTTTGGTAATGTCTAAAAATAATTTTTCAAGGTCTTTTTGAACTTTGTGGATGCTATAAACGGGGTAACCATTTTGGTTTAGCAAAGCATTTAACTCTGCCGATTTCTCTTTCGATTTATAGCCAACGGTCAGGTAATCATCCTTAACCTCAATAACAGGGTAACCGTTCTTGGTGAGCAGGTTAGCCGCGTCCACCGTATTATCGGTTTCGATATGTACCATGGGTTGGCTGATGGATTGCAGGTCTTTTATTTCGCCCTGGAAAAGCATTTCGCCAAAATTGATGATGCCTACGTGGGTAGCCATACGCTCAATCTCGGCCAGTAAATGGCTTGATATAAAAACGGTCTTTTTATGCTGGTTCACCAAGCGGATCAGCAATTCGCGGATCTCGATGATGCCGTTAGGGTCCAGGCCGTTGGTCGGCTCATCCAGCATCAGCAACTTAGGGTCCGACAGCATGGCCAGGGCTATACCCAGGCGCTGCTTCATTCCCAATGAGTAGTTGCCCGCTTTTTTACCGCCGGCCTGGCTTAGTTTCACCAGTTTCAGCATGTCATCTACCCGGCTTTCGGGCACTTGCAGTAGCATGGCGCGGTTCATCAGGTTTTCGCGGCCGGTAAGGTGGGCGTAAATAGCAGGCTGCTCTATCAGTGAGCCTATTTGAGAGAGTATTTCGGTGCGGTGGTTCTTAAAATCAAGCCCGAAGATCTTGATATCGCCCTCCTGCGTTTTCAGCAGGTTGAGCAGTAATTTAATAGTAGTGGTTTTCCCGGCGCCATTTGGGCCAAGAAAACCATATATACTCCCCTCGGGGACTTGTAACGATAGCGACTTAACAACGGTTTGTGTACCGAAGTTGAAGGTTAGCCCCTGGGTTTCTATTACCATACGTTTTGTTTTGCTACGGTGCAAACTGTTTTAACCAAAGTTACACCTTTAAAAAATAATGAGGTAGACTGTTTTACATTTAGCTGGCCCATCTGTTTTACTTCGGCGCCGGCTTTTTGTTCAAACTGGTAGCTTACTCCCATTACCATGGCAAATAATACCGGTATAAGTATCAGGATAAAAGGGTTTGAGTTTGAAATTAACTTTTTCATGGTGTTGTGATTGTTTTGATGATACAAAGGAACACCAAAGGTTTAACCTGCTAAAAACATTTAGACCAACTGTCGGTGTTTATAGATGAACGGTTAAATAACCTTGCCGACCAGTTCATCGATCATAATTGCCAGTTCATCGAAAAAAACAGGGGGTACATATAAATTCTAAGTCATTTAAATGTCTTTATATATACATTTAATCCAATGAAAAAAGGCTGGAAAATATTAGGGCACTCGCTTTTTTGGATATGCGCTACCGCGTTTTTGGTATTTATTGCGCATAACAACAGCAAAATACCTATGCAAACGCTGTTGGTAGCGTTTGTATTATTCGGCTGTATCAATATTAACTTGTTTTATTTTAACTACCTTATTCTTATCCCGCGTTTTCTTGATAAAAAGCTATACAAACGTTATTTCCTGAGTTTACTGGCAGCAACTATAGCTGTGGGGCTCATCAAGTATGGCTTCTCTACACAGTTATGGGATGTGATGCACCCTAAGGTACCTAACGAAAAAATGGAACACGAAGAACTACACTTCGTATCGTATTTTTTCAGCACGTTCATCACCAGTATACTATTCATTATTTTTAGTATCATCCTGCAGTTTACCGTAGATTGGTTCACCAACGAACGTGTGCAACGCGATTTGGAAAACCAGCGCCTCACCGCCGAACTTTCATTCCTGCGCTCGCAGATCAACCCGCATTTCCTGTTCAACTCACTAAATAGTATCTATTCGCTGGCCTATCAAAAATCGGATACTACGCCCGAGGCCATCCTGAAGCTATCGGAAATTATGCGTTATATGCTTTATGAGTGTAACGATAACAAGGTGGACCTGGCCAAAGAGCTTACCTACCTGCAAAACTATATCGACCTGCAAAAGATACGCTTTGGTAACAAAGCTTACGTAGACCTGGAGGTGAACGGTGCGGTAACGAGTCAGCGGATAGCCCCGCTCCTACTTATCGCCTTTATCGAGAATGCCTTTAAACATGGCGTAGCTAATGATTCAGCACATCCCATCAAACTGATCATTAATGTTTCGGATGGACATTTGTCGTTCTACATGGAAAATAAAAAGCATGCCCACAACCGCGATTCGTCTGGTGGAATTGGTTTGCATAATGTAAAGCGTCGTTTAGATCTGCTTTACCCCGGCAATTACAATTTAGAAATTCATGACGATGCCGATACCTATACTTGCGAATTATCATTAATTTTATAGCATGATCAGATGCCTGGTAGTTGATGATGAGCCTTTGGCCCTACATATCATCGAGGATTATATAGCTAAAACACCTTTTTTAACGCTGGTAAAAGCCACCACCAACCCTATTGAAGCGCTCACCATAGTGCAGGATGGCGGGGTTGACCTGGTTTACCTCGACGTGCAAATGCCCGAATTGACCGGCATCCAATTTTTGCGGATAGCCAACGGTAAGGCCAAGGTGATATTAACCACCGCCTACCCGCAATATGCACTGGAGGGTTACGAACTGGATGTGATAGACTACCTGTTGAAGCCCATCGCTTTCGACCGCTTTTTTAAATCGGCACAAAAGGCCCAAAGCATTATACAGCCGGCAACCAAAGCCCCGGCATCGGAACAGCAGCCAATTGTGGTAGCCGCCCCTGCACAACCACAGGATGATTTCTCGCACGATTTTATCTTTGTTAAAACCGAACATAAAATTCAGAAAGTTTACCTGCACGATATTCTTTATATTGAAGGGCTGAAAGATTATATCTCCATTTTCACCACGGCCGAGCGCATTATTACCCTGCAAAATATGAAGAAGATGGAAGATGCCCTGCCCGATCGGCATTTTGTGCGGGTGCATAAATCTTACATCGTAGCGCTTAACAAAATTGACAGTATTGAGCGTTCCCGTATCTTTATCGGCGATAAAGTGATCCCTGTGGGCGATACCTACCGCGATCAGTTTTTTAAGATGATCGAGGATAGGAATGTGTGAGTTATTTTAAATTAAGCGTAGACGCTCAATTAGAAGTTGCGGTAAGCGTGGACGCTTACCGCTGCGTAAAAACGGCACAGTGAAGCGTCCACGCTTCACTGCTTTCCTAATTAAGCGTCCACGCTTAATTTAATCTCAAACAATAATCTTTAAAGGACTATCCGGATTAGCACTACTATACCAATATTCGTGGGCCGAACCTACAAAACCCGCTTTAACCGGATTATTGTGAATATAATCTATCTTTTGCTGTATAACATCGGCCGAATATAATAATACAGGATGATTTCCATTTTGCCATAATTGATGATGAGCATTCCGCGGATTATTTGCTCCTGCCCATTCAAATGATCTTAACAGCCAATCCCGTCGACTTTCCTGCAAATTATCCTCTATCAGTTTAAACAATTGTTTAGATGTGTAGGTCTTAAAATCGCGGAGAACATCCCCCAACCGACCGTCTTCAACATTGGCTACAATATGCAAATGATTGGTCATTAATACGTAGGCATAGATATTGAGTTTTTTATTCTTTTGACAATATGCTAAATTTTCTATGATTAGATTGCTATAGATCCGCCTTGTAAAAAGATCTATCCAGTTGGTTATAGTTAGGGTAACAAAATAAAGTTCATCGGTTGGTGCAGTGCGTGACATTTTTATAAAAATGCAGATTTCACTTTTATATCGCAAGTAAAAATTAAGCGTGGACGCTTAATTAGAATTTCAGTGAAGCGGGGACGCTTCACCGGGCGCGGTTTATTATATGCAGCAGTAAGTCCTGTGCAGCGGTAAGCGTCCACGCTTACCGCAACTCCTAATTAAGCGTCCACGCTTAATTTAATCCGAAGTATTATTTTTATCAACAACTTCAATATATACAAACTTAAAAATTAAGCGTGGACGCTTAATTAGAAATACGGAGAAGCGTGGACGCTTCACCGTGCAATTCAATAACTACGCCAGTACCGCCTCCATATTCGTCAACGCCTGAATATCTTCTAACAGGTCGTCGCTTGGGTTTACCTTGTAAGTTTTTGATGGCAAATCAACCAACAGGGCTTCCTCACGGTCGCGTACCTGGAAACGGAGCGTACAGTTTTTATTAGGATAACGATCGTTATTTACCTGTACCATGGCTTCCAGACTTTCCAGTAGTTGGCTGCTTAGCACATGCAGATCCAATATCACGGTGATGGATTTGGTAAAGCGGTCGCGCAGTTCGGATAGCAGGTTAATGGTGTTGATACGCAGGTCCCAGTTATCCTTTTGGCGGAACTTCTCTTCGATATTCCCTCTTACCTGCACAAAAAAGCCCTCGCCCAGCAGGTTACGGAATTTAATATAATCATCGCCAAACAGCGCAAATTCGTAGCTATCGTTATAATCCTCCAATACAAAAGTACCGAATGGCTTACCCGTTTTAGTGGTTTTATGCTGTACGTTAGCCATCAAGCCGCCAATGCACAGTTCGCCTTTTTTGCGTAGTTCGGCAAAGGCGGTCATAATGTCCTCTCCACCCTCTGCCGAGCGGGCTTTTTGCATGGTCTTCAGGTCGGATACACGCGCGTTACAATATTTTACCAGTTCAAGCTTATAGTTATCCAGCGGGTGCCCGGTAAGGTAAATGCCGATCACATCCTTTTCAAACTTCAGTTTCTCTATCAGCGCCCATTGTTCGCACTCCGGCATGGCAGGTTCAGGGATAAACGACGCAATATCACTCCCGCCACCAAACAGCGATGATTGCGAGCTGCTTTGCGTATTTTGGTAATCGTTAGCATATTTGATCAGGCGTTCGATACCTGTCAGGATACCGTTTTCCGTCTTAGCGAAGAATTGCGCGCGGTGCAGGTTAAAAGCATCAAAGGCTCCGCCATAAACCAGGTTTTCGTACGATTTTTTATTGACCGTACGCACATTGCTGCGCTGGGCAAAATCATAAACGGTTTTATACGGGCCATTGGCTTCGCGTTCTTCAATAATGCTTTCTACCGCTTTTTCACCCACACCCTTTACGCCAGAAAGCCCGAAACGTACCTCGCCCTTTTTATTTACGGCGAACGAGTTACCGCTCTCGTTAATATCCGGGCCAAGTACCGGCACGCCCATGCGGCGGCACTCTTCCATAAAGAAAGAAATTTTATCGATACTGTTCTGGTTATTCAATACCGATGCCATGTATTCGGCAGGATAATGTGCCTTTAACCAGGCGGTTTGGTAAGCCACCAGCGCGTAACAGGTAGAGTGCGATTTGTTGAACGCATATTGCGCGAAGGCTTTCCAGTCGGTCCATATTTTGGTCAGTTTATCTTTGGGGTGGCCTTTGGCCATAGCACCGTCCATAAACTGGGCTTCCATTTTATTAAGTACCTCTATCTGCTTTTTACCCATGGCCTTACGCAAAACGTCGGCATCGCCTTTACTAAAGCCGGCCAATTTTTGCGAGAGGAGCATCACCTGTTCCTGGTACACGGTGATACCATAGCTTTCTGCCAGGTATTCTTCCATGTCGGGTAAATCGTAAGTAATTGGCTCGCGGCCGTGCTTACGGTTAATAAAGTTAGGGATATACTCTATCGGCCCCGGGCGGTAAAGGGCGTTCATGGCAATAAGGTCCTCAAATTTATCGGGCTTCAAATCGCGCAGGTACATTTGCATACCATCACTTTCAAACTGGAACGTACCGTTGGTATCGCCGCGTTGGTAAAGTTCAAAAGTAAGCTGATCGGTAAGCGGTAAGGCATCAATATCAATATCCTCGCCATGGTTCTGCTTGATCATGCGCAGCGCGCCTTTAATAATGGTAAGGGTCTTTAAACCCAAAAAGTCCATCTTGATAACGCCCGCGTCCTCGATCACACGGCCATCATACTGGGTAACCAGCAGGTCCGAATCTTTAGCGGTAGCTACGGGCACGATGGTGGTCAGGTCATCGGGTGCGATGATGATGCCCGCCGCGTGTACGCCGGTATTACGTATAGATCCTTCCAGCTTTTCGGCCTCGCGCAGTACTACGCCTTTCAGGTCTTTGCTTTTGTAGATCTCCTGTAGTTCGGGTACCTGTTCTATCGCCTGTTTCAGGTTGATACCCAATGTGTCAGGTACCAGCTTTTTCAACTGGTTCACATCGCTCAGCGGCATATCCAGCACACGGCCCACATCCTGTATACTGGTGCGCGCGGCCATACTACCGTAGGTAATGATCTGCGCTACCTGGTTCTTGCCGTATTTGTCAACTACGTAATCGATCACCTTTTGGCGGCCCTCGTCATCAAAGTCTGTATCGATATCGGGCATCGATTTACGATCTGGGTTCAGGAACCTTTCGAACAGGAGGTTGTATTTTATCGGGTCGATATTGGTGATGCCGATACAATAGGCCACCACCGATCCCGCTGCCGAACCACGGCCCGGACCAATGAATACGC comes from Mucilaginibacter mali and encodes:
- the dnaE gene encoding DNA polymerase III subunit alpha, with translation MPDFSHLHVHTQFSLLDGAADISKLYKKAATDGMKALAITDHGNMFGVFKFVAEAGKHNVKPIVGCEFYVVEDRHKKQFTKENKDVRRHQLLLAKNAEGYKNLVKLCSLGYMEGLYSKWPRIDKELILKYHKGLIATTCCIGASVPQAILRQGEEEGEKEFKWWLNLFGEDYYIELQRHEIPEQTIINNALLKLAKKHNVKVICSNDSHYVDQQDSNAHDILLCVNTGDMQSTPIATDEEGGKGYRFGFPNDQFYFKTQAEMGQLFHDLPESLDNTNEIVDKVDVLKLKRDIMLPNYPIPPEFKIHDGAESDTLNQWEYLKHLTFTGAKERYIDISAEAEERINFELFTIRTMGFAGYFLIVADFIKAGRDMGVFIGPGRGSAAGSVVAYCIGITNIDPIKYNLLFERFLNPDRKSMPDIDTDFDDEGRQKVIDYVVDKYGKNQVAQIITYGSMAARTSIQDVGRVLDMPLSDVNQLKKLVPDTLGINLKQAIEQVPELQEIYKSKDLKGVVLREAEKLEGSIRNTGVHAAGIIIAPDDLTTIVPVATAKDSDLLVTQYDGRVIEDAGVIKMDFLGLKTLTIIKGALRMIKQNHGEDIDIDALPLTDQLTFELYQRGDTNGTFQFESDGMQMYLRDLKPDKFEDLIAMNALYRPGPIEYIPNFINRKHGREPITYDLPDMEEYLAESYGITVYQEQVMLLSQKLAGFSKGDADVLRKAMGKKQIEVLNKMEAQFMDGAMAKGHPKDKLTKIWTDWKAFAQYAFNKSHSTCYALVAYQTAWLKAHYPAEYMASVLNNQNSIDKISFFMEECRRMGVPVLGPDINESGNSFAVNKKGEVRFGLSGVKGVGEKAVESIIEEREANGPYKTVYDFAQRSNVRTVNKKSYENLVYGGAFDAFNLHRAQFFAKTENGILTGIERLIKYANDYQNTQSSSQSSLFGGGSDIASFIPEPAMPECEQWALIEKLKFEKDVIGIYLTGHPLDNYKLELVKYCNARVSDLKTMQKARSAEGGEDIMTAFAELRKKGELCIGGLMANVQHKTTKTGKPFGTFVLEDYNDSYEFALFGDDYIKFRNLLGEGFFVQVRGNIEEKFRQKDNWDLRINTINLLSELRDRFTKSITVILDLHVLSSQLLESLEAMVQVNNDRYPNKNCTLRFQVRDREEALLVDLPSKTYKVNPSDDLLEDIQALTNMEAVLA
- a CDS encoding REP-associated tyrosine transposase; the encoded protein is MSRTAPTDELYFVTLTITNWIDLFTRRIYSNLIIENLAYCQKNKKLNIYAYVLMTNHLHIVANVEDGRLGDVLRDFKTYTSKQLFKLIEDNLQESRRDWLLRSFEWAGANNPRNAHHQLWQNGNHPVLLYSADVIQQKIDYIHNNPVKAGFVGSAHEYWYSSANPDSPLKIIV
- a CDS encoding sensor histidine kinase, whose protein sequence is MKKGWKILGHSLFWICATAFLVFIAHNNSKIPMQTLLVAFVLFGCININLFYFNYLILIPRFLDKKLYKRYFLSLLAATIAVGLIKYGFSTQLWDVMHPKVPNEKMEHEELHFVSYFFSTFITSILFIIFSIILQFTVDWFTNERVQRDLENQRLTAELSFLRSQINPHFLFNSLNSIYSLAYQKSDTTPEAILKLSEIMRYMLYECNDNKVDLAKELTYLQNYIDLQKIRFGNKAYVDLEVNGAVTSQRIAPLLLIAFIENAFKHGVANDSAHPIKLIINVSDGHLSFYMENKKHAHNRDSSGGIGLHNVKRRLDLLYPGNYNLEIHDDADTYTCELSLIL
- a CDS encoding M20/M25/M40 family metallo-hydrolase, which encodes MKYLKLLILSLLTLPAVAQTTVKQDPAIKQLVDEVSAQNVESIVRKLVSFKTRHTMSDTTSKTEGIGAARNWIKSEMEKYAAASNGRMKVEFDAFVQPVSARIDKPTVLKDVVATLKGTDPNDKRVYIVSGHYDSIVGNVMDSKADAPGAVDDASGTAVSMELCRVMAKSSFPATIIFVCVPGEEQGLDGSAHLAKRARAENWSVDAMLNNDIVGNTHGLDNDLKDNMHVRVFSEGVPSTDLISRTDSVAARRAAAAISSLVGNGGENDSPSRQLARYIKEIGERYVDQLDVKLIYRRDRFLRGGDHTSFQLQGFTAVRFTEMNENFNRQHQYVRNEKGVDYGDVPEFADYTYIQKVARMNLSVLANLASAPASPQNVVVSTAGLTNKTTLRWEAPAAGPKPIGYYVLMRETISPYWEKKFFVTGNTYTSIYSKDNYFFAIQSVDAEGHESLPIFPTPARGR
- a CDS encoding LytR/AlgR family response regulator transcription factor, which encodes MIRCLVVDDEPLALHIIEDYIAKTPFLTLVKATTNPIEALTIVQDGGVDLVYLDVQMPELTGIQFLRIANGKAKVILTTAYPQYALEGYELDVIDYLLKPIAFDRFFKSAQKAQSIIQPATKAPASEQQPIVVAAPAQPQDDFSHDFIFVKTEHKIQKVYLHDILYIEGLKDYISIFTTAERIITLQNMKKMEDALPDRHFVRVHKSYIVALNKIDSIERSRIFIGDKVIPVGDTYRDQFFKMIEDRNV
- a CDS encoding ABC transporter permease, translating into MKGFILSFQSEFYKTRKTLGFWSAIVLPVLISLLIFLVMYDNAAKMEKLPGMMLWRAYSGAIINIMGILLPFFVIFVAYSTNSVEHKADTWKTLFSLPISKWAIYSAKYLYTVFLIFICLLLFLLFTIGTGNLLGMVKPTLRFADFHMEWALAQVFFKLFLASLGILSIQFLLSLVWSDFLKPMGIGFVCTISGMFMAGLDWQYAYLVPYSHPMSALKSMMPHVKGKGPSLKAEYIVEIFTKELYVGLVVAVIVFITGFYVVQKKSVK
- a CDS encoding ABC transporter ATP-binding protein, yielding MVIETQGLTFNFGTQTVVKSLSLQVPEGSIYGFLGPNGAGKTTTIKLLLNLLKTQEGDIKIFGLDFKNHRTEILSQIGSLIEQPAIYAHLTGRENLMNRAMLLQVPESRVDDMLKLVKLSQAGGKKAGNYSLGMKQRLGIALAMLSDPKLLMLDEPTNGLDPNGIIEIRELLIRLVNQHKKTVFISSHLLAEIERMATHVGIINFGEMLFQGEIKDLQSISQPMVHIETDNTVDAANLLTKNGYPVIEVKDDYLTVGYKSKEKSAELNALLNQNGYPVYSIHKVQKDLEKLFLDITKTAAQ